In Cherax quadricarinatus isolate ZL_2023a chromosome 52, ASM3850222v1, whole genome shotgun sequence, the following proteins share a genomic window:
- the LOC138854219 gene encoding uncharacterized protein, which translates to MSINEKLFYGEPSSTRSKYVCILDDSDSEPEADDPELLDSGDEYLPPDAEVSSEDEEEERPAKKQKLVKKKRGITIEEYPDEEHIYDDLALQGEPKWSQVDLQNNPLPAYEHEKPLQIRSLYQYFCDFFTPDMVDNIAFQTNLYAKQKNINKNFATDSEEIMRFIALSVKVPD; encoded by the exons atgtcg atcaatgagaaattgttttatggggagccctccagcaccaggtcaaaatatgtctgcattttggatgacagtgactcagaaccagaggcAGATGACCCTGAATTgcttgatagtggtgatgaatacttgccaccagacGCAGAGGTGTCGagtgaagatgaggaggaagaaaggccagccaaaaagcagaaattagtcaagaaaaagagaggcaTTACGATTGAGGAGTACCCTGATGAGGAGCATATTTATGACGATCTTGCTCTTCAAGGTGAACCTAAGTGGTCCCAGGTTGACCTCCAAAATAACCCTTTGCCGgcatatgaacatgaaaagcctcttcAAATTAGGTCTCTATATCAGTATTTTTGTGATTTCTTTACTCCAGACATGGTAGATAACATAGCATTTCAAACAAATTTGTATGCCAAGCAAAAAAACATAAATAAAAATTTTgcaacagattctgaagagatcatgaggttcatag